The Spirosoma foliorum genome has a window encoding:
- a CDS encoding PAS domain-containing sensor histidine kinase yields MDSSRKLTQRLDIDFALQAAGLGVWELDLVTNQVLWDDRCQELFGLARHNSLSYEQAIQYIHADDANRVNSAAQWAINPQSNGLFDETFRTVGADDGKLRWVRFYGRSYFSEAGEIYRFAGVGQEVTPQIEAQQREVTIRLDSQRQQRIYEAIASSTPDLMYVLDLNYRFMYANRALLDMWGSSWEKSIGKNLLENGYEPWHAEMHEREVDQVVATKQPIRGEVSFPHATLGKRIYDYVFAPVLNEKGEVEAIAGTTRDITDIKQVEAALRTSEERFRSFVTASSDVVYTMSADWRQMNQMDGKMFLANTQEPSRDWLLKYIPTDDQTQVETAIEEAIAAKKVFQLEHRVVQADGTIGWTFSRAVPILDEQGQILEWFGTASDVTEQKRAEEALRQSEERYRYLSAELEERVKARTQALSQANADLKRSNDNLQQFAYVASHDLQEPLRKIQSFSTLLTQQLDNQLNEAAKDHLQRITAAGARMSNLIKDLLAYSRISTRQQVFGPVSLGTIVADVLTMLEWDISQSGAKISVEPLPVIKGDESQLGQLFQNLLTNAIKFVVPGQSPQIRIEYVQRSLSELPPGVKPSVEARIYHQITVEDNGIGFDEKYADRIFQVFQRLHGKHEYAGTGVGLAICQRVVENHGGAITASSQPGQGARFQVYLPA; encoded by the coding sequence TTGGATTCATCTCGAAAACTAACTCAACGACTAGATATTGACTTTGCCCTTCAGGCTGCTGGATTGGGTGTTTGGGAACTGGACCTCGTTACCAATCAAGTTCTTTGGGACGACCGTTGCCAGGAGTTGTTTGGACTGGCCAGGCATAACTCCCTGTCCTATGAGCAGGCTATTCAATACATTCACGCCGACGATGCAAATCGGGTTAATAGCGCTGCTCAGTGGGCAATAAATCCTCAGTCGAATGGCTTGTTTGATGAAACCTTTCGGACCGTTGGAGCCGATGATGGTAAGTTGCGGTGGGTGCGTTTTTATGGAAGAAGCTACTTCTCTGAGGCTGGTGAGATTTATCGTTTTGCAGGCGTGGGTCAGGAAGTAACTCCGCAGATAGAAGCTCAGCAACGAGAGGTCACTATCCGACTGGATTCACAACGGCAGCAGCGGATCTATGAAGCCATTGCAAGCAGTACCCCCGATTTAATGTATGTACTTGATCTGAATTATCGGTTCATGTATGCCAATCGGGCACTGCTGGATATGTGGGGCAGTAGTTGGGAAAAATCGATCGGGAAAAATCTGTTAGAAAACGGCTATGAGCCCTGGCATGCCGAGATGCACGAACGGGAGGTCGATCAGGTAGTGGCGACCAAGCAACCGATTCGGGGGGAGGTGTCGTTTCCCCATGCCACGCTCGGCAAGCGAATTTATGACTACGTGTTTGCGCCTGTTCTTAATGAAAAAGGGGAGGTGGAGGCTATAGCAGGTACAACTCGTGATATTACAGATATCAAACAGGTCGAAGCAGCCTTGCGGACTAGTGAAGAACGATTCCGATCATTTGTGACAGCTAGTTCAGACGTGGTTTACACCATGAGTGCCGACTGGCGACAAATGAATCAAATGGACGGGAAAATGTTTTTGGCCAATACCCAGGAGCCTAGTCGTGACTGGCTGCTAAAATATATTCCGACTGACGATCAGACGCAGGTAGAAACGGCCATCGAAGAAGCTATCGCGGCTAAAAAGGTGTTCCAGTTGGAGCACCGTGTTGTTCAGGCCGATGGAACCATTGGCTGGACATTCTCGCGAGCTGTGCCCATTCTGGATGAACAGGGGCAAATTTTGGAGTGGTTTGGTACTGCCAGCGACGTGACTGAACAAAAGAGGGCCGAAGAAGCGCTTCGCCAGAGTGAAGAACGCTACCGCTATCTGTCGGCCGAGCTAGAAGAACGAGTAAAGGCCCGTACCCAGGCTTTAAGTCAGGCCAATGCTGATCTGAAACGGTCGAATGATAATCTGCAGCAGTTTGCTTATGTAGCTAGTCACGACTTACAGGAGCCATTGCGCAAAATTCAATCGTTTAGTACGCTACTTACGCAACAACTGGATAACCAACTGAACGAAGCGGCTAAAGATCACTTGCAGCGTATTACAGCTGCTGGTGCCCGGATGTCGAATCTGATCAAAGATTTGTTGGCCTATTCACGCATCTCAACCCGCCAACAGGTTTTCGGTCCGGTTTCCTTAGGGACCATCGTAGCAGATGTACTCACGATGCTCGAATGGGATATTAGTCAGTCGGGGGCAAAGATTAGCGTTGAGCCACTACCCGTGATTAAAGGCGACGAGTCGCAATTAGGCCAGTTGTTTCAGAACTTACTGACGAATGCCATCAAGTTTGTGGTCCCCGGTCAATCTCCCCAAATCCGAATTGAGTATGTCCAGCGGTCGTTGAGTGAATTGCCGCCTGGCGTAAAGCCAAGTGTAGAGGCCCGGATTTATCACCAAATCACTGTAGAGGATAATGGGATTGGATTTGATGAAAAGTATGCAGACCGTATCTTTCAAGTGTTCCAGCGACTTCATGGCAAACATGAATATGCCGGAACCGGCGTTGGACTAGCAATTTGTCAGCGAGTAGTGGAGAATCACGGCGGAGCCATCACGGCCAGTAGCCAGCCAGGCCAGGGGGCTAGATTTCAGGTCTATCTTCCGGCTTAA
- a CDS encoding GAF domain-containing protein — protein sequence MKVAQPHPEENNRLDSLRSYDILDSLPEQDYDDLTRLASEICQTPIALISLIDDKRQWFKSNHGLDVRETPRDYAFCAHGILNPNEPLIVPDSREDERFIGNPLVTGDPHVIFYAGVPLVNQEGYPLGSLCVIDNTPNQLSESQLSALKTLAKQVVNMLELRKKNKALETLKRLLEERNAELEQMASIARNEVKPQIIQLHGTILQVIGEYVKPDGMNLSPLLQEAIRNTRAIEDGLSRMQHFD from the coding sequence ATGAAAGTTGCCCAGCCTCACCCGGAGGAAAATAACCGCCTTGATTCGTTAAGAAGTTACGATATACTTGACTCGCTACCAGAACAAGACTATGACGATTTAACCCGGCTTGCTTCTGAAATTTGCCAGACTCCGATTGCCCTGATCAGCCTGATTGATGATAAACGGCAGTGGTTCAAATCCAATCATGGCCTTGATGTACGGGAGACCCCGCGTGACTACGCTTTTTGCGCACATGGCATTCTTAATCCTAACGAACCACTAATTGTTCCTGATTCGCGGGAAGATGAGCGCTTTATTGGTAATCCATTGGTTACTGGTGATCCGCACGTGATTTTTTATGCAGGTGTACCCCTGGTAAATCAGGAGGGCTATCCGTTGGGTTCTTTATGCGTCATTGATAACACGCCCAATCAACTAAGCGAAAGTCAGTTATCAGCGCTAAAGACATTGGCCAAGCAAGTTGTGAACATGCTGGAACTCCGAAAGAAAAACAAGGCGTTAGAAACCTTAAAACGATTGCTTGAGGAGCGAAATGCCGAGTTAGAGCAAATGGCGAGTATTGCTCGAAATGAGGTAAAACCTCAAATTATCCAGCTTCACGGCACGATTTTGCAGGTTATCGGTGAATATGTCAAACCTGATGGCATGAACCTTAGCCCATTGTTGCAGGAAGCCATCAGGAACACTCGTGCTATTGAAGATGGATTAAGTCGAATGCAACACTTTGACTAA
- a CDS encoding right-handed parallel beta-helix repeat-containing protein: MNKLYIFIKSKYCRQNLKNAAIFFLINLVTQSAWAQTTYYVASNGNDSNNGRSTSSPFQSLTKINNLVLQAGDVVLFRRGDTFRGTLQLTESGTSDSPIVIDAYGSGNKPILSGAVAVTSWSNIGNNIWQATCSSCGSQVTGLYRDNTALPLGRYPNLDASNKGYLTVQSHSGKTQLTSQQALSTNWTGGEVVYRPTQWILNRAKITSQSGNTLNLESAGNYDITNNWGYFIQNHPSALDQNGEWYYNPATKAIQLYYSQDNPNNQSIAATGYAQAINLANASYITIRNLQISQALNTGVLVTNSSNITITSNDITQAGEDGVSIQGSGQQILLEGNLIENVNNNGVAIATYQNVTFRGNIVRNIALLPGRGKSGDGNYVGFQSNSTSNTLIENNIFDNIGYHAVNFSTSTTVQRNQISNFCLTKSDGGGLYIWNGNQQALNDIHLISNTVYNGIGAPEGSPSGTSAGAHGIYLDDCTANIEVKDNTVYNCKGSGIYLHGSSSVSVTGNTSYNNSEAQISIKSANSCQPRSNSILNNIFVSRSADQYNAKYESSQNDLGSYGQFDNNVYARPFDDNLKILAVYNNTSGTALSLAQWKSQYGKDASSTNSPITYSSGNPDEYIKLLTNPTANANQVTLDGNYKNARNTGYSGQVTVPGFSSLLLFKDTTPVVTLRTPENPANAVTGLDYRYYENSWSSLPDFTTLTPVKSGTTNTVGLSVRNRDQNYGLRFTGFISVPTDGVYTFYTSSDDGSKLLIGTTEVVNNDGVHGEQERSGTIGLKAGVHSLTVVYFQGTGSQVLTVSYSGPNINKQLIPDASFRRIATTVDPQPPVTDPQPSVRAYSATKDSPKASQVTTRLELRNDSNTPINKQDLSARYWFTSDNGQLAKLYVDYAAMGSSNVQTKVVQISSVTGADSYVELKILGTGTLAAMTSLGAIDFRLVRSDYGLLDQTNDYSYMSNYGATVLNPRICVYLKGVLIYGTPPTGASGRVGAIEEPDSKLQVRVLGNPIVGPAAQVEISGVSGQGVLVEVMDLQGRRWHQQTLAQASSLEQLSIPLGSSRGLLLLKVSSAGQSQTIKMIKAE, from the coding sequence ATGAATAAATTGTATATATTTATAAAATCTAAATATTGTCGGCAGAACTTAAAGAATGCTGCCATATTCTTTTTGATCAATCTGGTCACGCAATCTGCTTGGGCACAAACGACTTACTATGTGGCTAGCAATGGCAATGACTCAAATAACGGTCGATCAACATCAAGTCCGTTTCAGAGCCTGACAAAAATTAATAATTTAGTACTGCAAGCTGGTGATGTGGTTTTATTCCGCCGGGGCGATACGTTTCGGGGTACTTTGCAACTTACTGAGTCTGGCACATCTGATAGCCCTATTGTTATTGATGCCTACGGATCTGGCAATAAGCCTATTCTTTCTGGCGCAGTAGCTGTTACGAGCTGGAGTAATATTGGTAACAATATTTGGCAGGCTACTTGTTCTAGTTGTGGCAGCCAAGTTACAGGTCTATACCGCGATAATACAGCCCTACCTTTAGGCCGATATCCTAACCTGGATGCTAGTAACAAAGGGTACCTCACGGTCCAATCGCATTCGGGCAAAACGCAGCTTACCAGTCAACAAGCGCTATCAACCAACTGGACAGGGGGAGAAGTTGTATATCGGCCGACCCAATGGATATTGAACAGGGCTAAAATCACGAGTCAGAGTGGAAATACCCTGAATCTAGAAAGTGCTGGTAACTACGATATCACAAATAACTGGGGTTACTTTATTCAGAATCATCCCAGCGCTCTTGACCAAAATGGGGAGTGGTACTATAACCCGGCTACGAAAGCAATTCAATTATATTATAGCCAGGATAATCCTAACAATCAGTCCATTGCAGCAACCGGGTATGCTCAGGCTATAAATCTAGCAAACGCGTCTTATATAACTATCCGTAATCTACAGATTTCACAGGCCCTGAATACTGGCGTTTTGGTTACCAATAGTTCAAACATTACTATTACCAGTAATGATATTACGCAGGCGGGCGAAGATGGCGTCTCTATTCAGGGCAGTGGCCAGCAGATTCTATTGGAAGGCAATTTGATTGAAAATGTAAATAACAATGGAGTTGCAATAGCAACCTATCAGAATGTTACGTTTAGAGGCAATATCGTTCGCAATATTGCGCTTCTGCCGGGTCGTGGTAAAAGTGGCGATGGCAATTACGTCGGGTTTCAATCCAATTCCACATCGAATACACTGATTGAGAACAATATATTTGATAATATTGGTTACCACGCCGTTAATTTTTCGACTAGTACAACCGTTCAACGTAATCAAATTAGCAATTTTTGTTTGACTAAAAGTGACGGTGGTGGTTTATATATCTGGAATGGTAATCAACAGGCATTAAATGATATTCATCTGATTTCGAACACCGTCTATAATGGGATTGGTGCTCCTGAAGGATCTCCAAGTGGTACATCAGCCGGTGCTCATGGCATTTATCTCGATGATTGCACCGCTAACATTGAGGTGAAGGATAACACAGTTTATAACTGTAAGGGTTCTGGAATATATCTGCACGGATCGTCTTCCGTTTCGGTAACGGGAAATACCTCTTATAATAATAGCGAAGCCCAGATATCCATAAAAAGCGCCAATAGTTGCCAGCCTCGCTCCAACTCTATTCTAAATAATATTTTTGTAAGTCGCTCAGCAGATCAGTATAATGCTAAATATGAGTCGAGCCAGAACGACTTAGGCAGTTATGGGCAGTTTGATAACAATGTATATGCACGTCCATTTGATGATAATCTTAAGATTCTGGCTGTGTACAATAACACATCTGGCACAGCACTCTCACTTGCTCAGTGGAAAAGTCAATACGGCAAAGATGCATCATCAACCAATAGTCCTATTACCTACTCATCGGGCAATCCCGATGAGTATATCAAACTTCTAACTAACCCAACGGCTAATGCCAATCAGGTTACGCTGGATGGCAATTATAAAAATGCGCGAAATACCGGTTACAGCGGTCAGGTAACGGTTCCGGGTTTTTCATCATTGCTTTTATTCAAAGATACCACCCCAGTTGTAACGCTACGCACGCCCGAAAATCCAGCTAATGCGGTTACTGGACTAGATTATCGCTATTATGAAAATTCATGGAGCAGCCTACCTGATTTCACAACACTAACGCCAGTTAAATCAGGAACCACAAATACTGTTGGCCTATCTGTTCGTAATCGTGACCAGAACTACGGGCTACGCTTTACCGGCTTCATCAGCGTACCAACCGATGGAGTCTACACCTTTTACACAAGCTCAGATGATGGAAGCAAGCTCCTGATTGGCACTACAGAGGTAGTCAACAATGACGGCGTGCACGGTGAACAGGAACGTTCGGGTACCATCGGTTTAAAGGCTGGAGTACACTCATTAACGGTCGTTTACTTTCAGGGTACTGGTAGCCAAGTACTGACGGTTAGCTATAGTGGTCCGAACATTAACAAACAGCTAATACCTGACGCATCTTTTCGTCGGATCGCGACTACGGTAGATCCCCAACCTCCAGTAACCGATCCACAGCCTAGCGTGAGGGCCTATTCAGCGACCAAAGATTCGCCAAAGGCCTCACAGGTTACCACCCGGCTCGAATTGCGTAATGATAGCAATACACCCATTAACAAACAGGATCTGAGTGCTCGTTACTGGTTCACCTCCGACAATGGCCAATTAGCTAAACTCTATGTAGACTATGCAGCCATGGGGAGCTCTAACGTTCAGACTAAAGTAGTTCAAATCAGCTCGGTAACAGGGGCCGATAGTTATGTAGAGCTAAAGATATTGGGCACTGGAACGTTAGCTGCCATGACTAGTTTAGGAGCAATTGATTTCCGTTTGGTACGCTCAGACTATGGCTTGTTAGATCAGACTAATGATTATTCTTACATGAGCAACTATGGCGCTACAGTCCTTAATCCACGTATCTGCGTTTACTTAAAGGGTGTCTTGATCTATGGTACTCCCCCCACGGGAGCCTCAGGTCGGGTAGGAGCAATTGAAGAGCCAGATTCGAAACTTCAGGTTCGCGTATTAGGCAACCCGATAGTAGGCCCTGCGGCTCAGGTTGAGATAAGTGGAGTTAGTGGTCAAGGGGTATTGGTGGAAGTAATGGATCTACAGGGTCGTCGTTGGCATCAGCAAACTCTTGCTCAAGCGAGTTCGTTGGAACAACTAAGTATTCCATTGGGTAGCAGTCGCGGCTTACTATTGTTAAAGGTAAGTAGTGCCGGACAGTCCCAAACTATTAAAATGATCAAGGCCGAGTAA
- a CDS encoding right-handed parallel beta-helix repeat-containing protein, with protein MFLKMYKREASLFFFELLFLFFLPISISLGQITYYVASNGNDSNNGRSSTFPFQTLSKINGLSLQPGDKVLFRRGDTFRGTLTIRRSGSASAPIIFDAYDSGPKPVLAGSVPVINWTNAGNNIWQASCPTCGTAVTGLYRNGVPLSLGRYPNPDEPNKGNLTIRAHTQKYQIFSQEHLPTTIDWQGAEVVMRPTPWIIDRAVVDHQYGDALNLFNYSNYTPRDNSEYFFQNHPATLDRDDEWCYDATNKKLLLYNTQNVLPSQLLTTTVNSRGIDLANVSFIELRNLRCTETLNTNIIAQNVSNLSLINLDITNAGEDGVIISGSGKNIIMENNTVTSINNNGLVIDAYQTVTLRGNLFRSIGIVPGRGKSGDGQYNGIASKANLAVLIEKNTIDSVGYNGITFWNNTTIQQNVISNYCYSKIDGGGIYCWNGNKAAMTNIHILSNILYNNPAGGAPWLDYTIGIFLDDCTENVDVRNNTVFGNTRGVFLHAANKITFTDNTLFNNSGTQLIVYHNGGVCPIRNDVIKRNICVSKESSQFTADYESNTNDLLLYGQIDSNYYARPFKEYGSVLGVINSTFGRGWSLDEWKSFSGGLDLHSTGSPITYKQYKNDGAGGTNKFNSTFDTSNDDWFLVYSRYNNGEVTQDNTNKLDNGSLRVGFTSSSGQSNSYAQAAKFVSLTKGKTYVLRFDAIATTKDTILVYLRQYGSPYKEYDERYSIPISTTRTSFELPFTPTDSDSNAVVMMQIDGEGPTFWLDNVRLQEDAPIRNNPDDFIKLFYNPTLRDSVITLEGVYRNVKNQIYTGSFTLSPFSSTILLKDTIPLLTTDLSLFLENEKRFLQVNEPVNFRLRVSNQSNVQAGLARWTCRLPAYLDFVDSSGQAYSDNVLTGELPQLAPQSDTVFTFLVRPTTAGLFHISAQITTANSPDSDSTPNSGTADGEDDAATAELRVGNTASAIVESPNPNQRLLPTVVSNQPTPSPDQADLNLQLVAGSRTLQIGNLLTFTLSVTNGGGLAADSVQLENQLPDGFELVDSTNWIVDGKYLRASLPPIAAGSTQTISFQVRATMPGNWINRAQIKASNVGDPDSIPGNGFLNGEDDQAQVDGRTQ; from the coding sequence ATGTTTTTAAAAATGTACAAACGAGAAGCAAGTCTATTTTTTTTTGAATTATTATTTCTGTTTTTTTTACCTATATCGATTAGTCTGGGACAGATTACCTATTATGTTGCCAGTAACGGTAACGATTCTAATAATGGACGGTCTAGTACATTCCCCTTTCAAACGTTAAGTAAAATCAACGGTCTGTCGCTGCAACCTGGCGATAAAGTCCTATTTCGGCGGGGCGATACTTTTCGAGGCACCTTAACAATACGTAGGTCAGGCTCGGCCAGCGCACCTATTATTTTTGACGCATATGATAGTGGGCCAAAGCCTGTTTTAGCCGGTTCAGTGCCAGTAATTAACTGGACCAATGCCGGAAATAATATCTGGCAGGCATCCTGCCCGACCTGTGGTACCGCGGTTACTGGTTTATACCGTAATGGTGTCCCCCTGTCACTTGGTCGTTACCCCAATCCAGACGAGCCCAATAAAGGGAACCTTACCATCAGAGCGCATACTCAGAAATACCAAATCTTCAGTCAGGAACACCTACCCACTACAATAGATTGGCAGGGGGCCGAGGTAGTCATGCGACCTACTCCTTGGATTATTGACCGGGCTGTTGTGGATCATCAATATGGTGATGCGTTAAACTTGTTTAATTACTCAAATTATACACCCAGAGATAATTCTGAATATTTTTTTCAAAATCACCCGGCAACACTAGATAGAGATGATGAATGGTGCTATGATGCAACCAATAAAAAGTTGCTACTATACAATACACAAAATGTATTGCCTAGTCAATTACTGACAACCACTGTCAATAGTCGGGGGATAGACCTCGCTAATGTATCTTTCATTGAACTACGAAACTTAAGGTGTACAGAAACACTCAATACAAATATAATAGCTCAAAATGTCTCAAATCTTTCGCTAATAAACCTTGACATTACCAATGCGGGCGAAGACGGAGTTATTATCAGTGGATCGGGCAAAAACATAATCATGGAAAATAATACTGTAACTAGTATTAATAACAATGGTCTTGTCATTGACGCTTATCAAACTGTTACGCTGAGAGGTAATTTGTTCCGAAGTATTGGCATCGTTCCCGGTCGGGGTAAAAGTGGCGATGGCCAATATAACGGGATAGCCTCAAAGGCGAACCTAGCTGTATTGATCGAAAAAAATACTATTGATAGCGTAGGCTATAATGGAATAACATTCTGGAATAATACAACTATTCAACAGAATGTTATTTCAAATTACTGTTATTCTAAAATTGATGGAGGTGGTATATACTGTTGGAATGGCAATAAGGCTGCAATGACTAACATCCATATATTGTCAAATATATTATACAATAACCCAGCAGGTGGCGCTCCTTGGTTAGATTATACCATCGGAATATTTCTTGACGATTGCACTGAGAATGTAGACGTGAGAAATAATACTGTATTTGGTAACACGCGAGGAGTCTTTCTCCATGCAGCAAATAAGATCACATTTACAGACAACACTCTATTTAATAACAGTGGAACTCAATTAATCGTCTATCATAATGGGGGTGTATGTCCGATTCGAAACGATGTCATAAAGCGGAATATCTGTGTTAGCAAAGAGTCCTCTCAATTTACGGCAGATTATGAATCGAATACCAATGATTTGCTTCTTTACGGTCAAATCGATTCAAATTATTATGCTCGCCCGTTTAAAGAATATGGTTCAGTACTGGGGGTTATAAATTCAACTTTTGGCAGGGGTTGGTCGCTAGATGAGTGGAAGAGTTTTTCGGGTGGGCTCGATCTTCATTCAACAGGTAGTCCTATTACTTATAAGCAGTATAAAAACGATGGGGCTGGTGGAACCAACAAGTTTAATTCGACTTTCGATACAAGTAACGATGATTGGTTCCTCGTTTACAGTCGCTATAACAACGGGGAGGTTACTCAAGATAACACGAACAAATTAGATAATGGAAGTCTGCGGGTGGGCTTTACGAGTTCATCAGGGCAAAGCAATTCATATGCTCAGGCGGCTAAATTTGTTTCCCTTACAAAAGGCAAAACGTATGTGCTCCGATTTGATGCTATTGCTACAACCAAAGATACCATACTGGTCTATCTTCGACAATATGGCTCTCCTTACAAAGAATATGATGAACGATATTCTATCCCGATCAGCACAACACGTACGAGTTTCGAGTTACCGTTTACGCCAACTGACAGTGATTCGAATGCCGTTGTGATGATGCAAATTGATGGCGAAGGACCAACTTTCTGGCTCGATAATGTTCGCCTGCAAGAGGATGCACCTATTCGAAATAATCCCGACGATTTTATTAAATTATTCTATAATCCTACTCTGAGAGATAGTGTTATTACACTCGAAGGAGTTTATCGAAATGTAAAGAATCAAATATATACTGGTTCATTTACCCTCAGTCCGTTTAGTTCGACAATTTTACTAAAGGACACTATCCCACTGTTGACCACTGACCTTAGCTTATTTTTAGAAAATGAAAAACGCTTTTTACAAGTAAATGAACCGGTTAATTTTCGCCTTCGGGTTAGCAATCAAAGTAATGTTCAGGCTGGGTTAGCGCGATGGACGTGCCGCCTGCCTGCTTATCTTGATTTTGTTGATAGCAGCGGACAAGCCTATAGTGATAATGTGTTGACTGGAGAATTGCCCCAGCTTGCTCCACAAAGCGACACTGTTTTTACCTTTTTAGTAAGGCCAACAACTGCCGGATTATTTCATATCTCAGCTCAGATAACTACGGCCAACTCGCCTGACTCTGACAGTACTCCTAACTCAGGTACTGCTGATGGAGAAGATGATGCGGCAACCGCTGAATTACGTGTGGGCAATACGGCCTCTGCTATTGTTGAATCTCCTAACCCTAATCAACGTTTACTGCCAACTGTAGTCTCTAATCAACCTACTCCCAGTCCCGATCAGGCTGACTTAAATTTACAACTGGTAGCTGGTAGTCGTACACTACAGATAGGTAATTTACTAACCTTCACATTATCTGTTACAAATGGAGGAGGACTTGCCGCCGATAGTGTACAGCTCGAAAACCAGTTACCTGATGGATTCGAATTGGTTGATTCGACCAATTGGATAGTAGATGGTAAGTATTTGAGAGCGTCTCTGCCCCCCATTGCTGCGGGCTCTACGCAAACTATATCATTTCAGGTTCGGGCTACGATGCCTGGCAACTGGATTAATAGAGCCCAGATTAAAGCGTCGAATGTAGGCGACCCTGATTCAATACCAGGCAATGGATTTCTAAATGGCGAAGATGACCAAGCCCAGGTAGATGGCCGTACCCAGTGA
- a CDS encoding response regulator, whose amino-acid sequence MSKHSTPRRRKETPVPILVVENNAEQWLIIRAVLAQTFPEVTPIWMNNTAQTIAYLQTHADDPVKLPRLILAELYLPRREDGVAILEFIKNSAFYRKPPIITLSFSQTTEDIALVYSFSVASYIVKPSTYHEWLNCLYNFRRYWWEVVTLPLRTQ is encoded by the coding sequence ATGAGTAAACATTCAACTCCTCGGCGCCGAAAGGAAACACCAGTTCCAATTCTGGTTGTTGAAAATAATGCAGAGCAGTGGCTTATTATTCGAGCCGTTTTAGCCCAAACTTTTCCTGAAGTAACGCCGATATGGATGAACAATACAGCACAAACAATCGCCTACCTGCAGACCCATGCAGATGATCCTGTTAAACTGCCCAGACTGATTTTAGCCGAATTATACCTACCCAGACGAGAAGATGGAGTAGCTATCCTGGAATTCATTAAAAACTCCGCCTTCTATCGAAAACCGCCTATTATAACTCTTAGTTTTTCTCAGACGACCGAAGATATAGCGCTAGTATATTCTTTTAGCGTTGCCTCCTATATTGTTAAACCCAGCACCTATCATGAATGGTTAAATTGTCTTTACAATTTCCGACGTTACTGGTGGGAAGTTGTTACCCTTCCTTTACGCACTCAATAG
- a CDS encoding LytR/AlgR family response regulator transcription factor, whose product MNTIQLVGHPQPVAINSIVWLEGEANYTRVHYQDGKSVIVTQSLHWFEQNIDFIRIHRSAVINPMFVQEFGQKRGRSGWVRMTDDRVIPVSRTRLELTETRLLQVNKHLQLNNDS is encoded by the coding sequence ATGAATACTATCCAATTGGTAGGTCATCCTCAACCAGTGGCCATCAATTCAATTGTCTGGTTAGAAGGAGAAGCAAATTATACTCGGGTACATTATCAAGATGGCAAAAGTGTTATTGTTACCCAGTCGCTGCATTGGTTCGAGCAGAATATAGATTTTATTCGTATTCATCGATCAGCTGTTATCAATCCAATGTTTGTACAGGAATTCGGTCAGAAGCGCGGCCGGTCCGGATGGGTCCGGATGACTGATGATAGGGTCATACCCGTTTCCCGTACACGACTTGAACTGACTGAAACCAGACTTTTGCAGGTAAATAAACACTTGCAACTGAACAACGATAGCTAA